One genomic window of Leopardus geoffroyi isolate Oge1 chromosome C3, O.geoffroyi_Oge1_pat1.0, whole genome shotgun sequence includes the following:
- the GPATCH4 gene encoding G patch domain-containing protein 4 → MSVTPEIKSRGMKFAEEQLLKHGWTQGKGLGRKENGITQALRVTLKQDTHGVGHDPAKEFTDHWWNELFNKTAAGLVVETGQDGVRIRHLSKETTRRNRPKPNLLYQKFVKTATLTSGGEQPDKDVESHSDDDSQGSKPPKILTDEMLLQACEGRTAHKAARLGITMKAKLARLEAQEQAFLAHLKGQDPGTSQLQSESKPRKKKKKKRKQEGEEEATATDGDAEEECPEDPGQSTRSQKKKRQQREKAVADETGGTAVGGGDGEATGTSELGEWKNGEQTDEPFGKRKKRRHRAEKVGVSGGTGGIGPEQAESGAHSEPGSRCEQRRRQQDLGAEATARAAEDSRAQEAASRRHGDGKSRRSKKKRQRPQEEEDVGEGEGGRAGVGPDGRTRKEKQKKD, encoded by the exons ATGAGTGTCACGCCAGAGATTAAGAGTCGTGGGATGAAGTTTGCCGAGGAGCAGCTGCTGAAGCATGGATGGACCCAAG GCAAAGGTCTGGGCCGGAAGGAGAATGGCATCACCCAGGCCCTCAGGGTGACGCTGAAGCAGGACACTCATGGG GTGGGACATGACCCTGCCAAGGAGTTCACGGACCACTGGTGGAATGAGCTCTTCAACAAGACTGCAGCCGGCTTGGTTGTGGAGACTGGGCAG GATGGAGTCCGGATAAGGCACCTTTCTAAGGAGACTACCCGTCGTAATCGTCCCAAGCCCAACTTGCTGTATCAGAAGTTTGTAAAG ACGGCCACGCTGACGTCAGGTGGTGAACAGCCAGACAAAGACGTGGAGAGCCACAGTGATGATGACAGCCAGGGGTCCAAGCCTCCAAAGAT tctGACCGATGAGATGCTGCTCCAAGCCTGTGAGGGGCGAACAGCACACAA GGCTGCTCGTCTTGGGATCACGATGAAGGCTAAGCTCGCTCGGTTGGAGGCCCAAGAACAGGCCTTCCTGGCTCATCTCAAAGGCCAGGACCCCGGGACCTCTCAACTACAGTCTGAGAGCAAGCCccgcaaaaagaagaaaaagaaaagaaagcaggaaggggaggaagaggctACAGCAACTGATGGGGATGCAGAAGAGGAGTGCCCAGAGGACCCAGGCCAGAGcaccagaagccagaagaagaaaaggcaacagCGAGAAAAGGCGGTTGCAGATGAGACAGGGGGCACAGCTGTCGGAGGCGGGGACGGGGAGGCCACAGGAACAAGTGAGCTGGGAGAGTGGAAGAACGGGGAGCAAACGGATGAGCCCTTCGGGAAAAGGAAGAAGCGGCGGCACCGAGCAGAGAAGGTGGGGGTGTCGGGTGGAACAGGAGGCATTGGGCCGGAGCAGGCGGAGAGCGGGGCGCACTCAGAGCCGGGCAGCAGATGCGAGCAGAGGCGGCGGCAGCAAGACTTGGGCGCAGAAGCCACGGCCCGGGCTGCCGAAGACAGCAGGGCCCAGGAGGCAGCAAGCAGAAGGCACGGTGACGGGAAAAGCAGGAGAAGCAAGAAGAAAAGGCAGCggccccaggaggaggaggatgtgggggagggggaggggggcagagctgGAGTCGGCCCTGATGGGAGAacaaggaaggagaaacagaagaaagactgA